TAAAAGCGGActtatttgttgttttcatgatTCGAACCCTGTGGCATCTTGGGGCCTTTGAATTCGAGCCAGTTGAGGCGCTTCAAGTACTGTTTTGCTAGTCTTGGAGAAAAGTGAAGctatttttgtcaacattttgtggAAATATGAATTAGATCAAAATTAGATCATCAATAATCTGATAATGTTCTTGAAAATATTCCatacattttcagggctagccaaattttttataattttccatgaaaattttgtaaaaatgtgcacaCATTTTGTGGaattgcacatttttgttgACATGAAATTATAAGAATTTCTCTgcaaattttgtaaaaatgaaaaacgttGTGGATAAAACATTGGATAGAAATCAGATAATCTGAAcagttcattaattttttttggtcattttccaTGAACATTCTTGGgttccattttgtagaaacaatTATAAATGACACAATTAGTAATAATGACAAAGTGGGCCCCGCATATTAGTGGTTCATCAACTGCttgtcaaagtttttttttttttttggttgagtcTATCAGCGATGATCAAAAATCTACCGTTAATTGACGGCCATCCTAAAAAGGTTTGCAATTGCctataaatgccacaagatggctccAAAGTAAAACCACAACTGCTTTGGCCTGAGCAGCCACAAAAACAGACCACTTCTCTCGTCAAATTTGGTGACTTTGACAATATGTTCACGATACCTTACGAGTGCTTTTAGATTTTTAAGATTGGCCGCTGgttaagttattaaaaaaaaataaacctatGAATCAACTCAATTCCCATGAAAAGTTTCCTATTTGGATTATTTCCCCATGGAAATGTCCCCCCAAAACCATTGCAACCCTATTTGACGGAGGTGGGCGGGGCTAGAGGAGACGACGTCTAGCGTAGGACGGGACacgcaggcacgcacgcacacgcgacGACAGCACGGCTAGTCGTCCTCGTCATCTTCGTCATCCTCGCCGTCGTCCTCCACGTCTCTCTTCCTCTTCTGTCCCTGAGCGTCCGCTCGCTCGTCTGCGCGACGACAGGCAGCGTGATTGCTTTGCAAGGTTATTGATCGATTGGCTTGCTAAAGGCCCCTACGCGGCACtcaccttcctcttcctcctcttcaccATAGTCATCCTCGTCGtcgtcatcttcctcctcctgagCACAAGCGCGCAAAAGTTaaggcacgcacacgcacacattatGGAGGAGTCAACGTCAGCGTGACCATGACGACCACCAGAGCTCATTCCAGTTACCAACTTAGCAATTAAGTGGGGATGGGCGAGTCCGCATACCAAATTTCTTATCGGtcttaaaaaggcaaaaaaataaaaaaataaaaatcatctgATGTAGTAAGTCCTCCTCGCCAGAAGTTGGCGCTACAATGCGACAGTATGACTGCAATTCCTCATTACTTTCATGAGCTATACGTTTATGATTAATGCTAGACAACAAATACTTTGATTTTTTGCGATCAATGCATTGgggaatccccccccccttttatttttacaaggaACACTTAGCTGCTCGACGAATTTGAAATTGCTACTTTGACgatggacacttttttttttttcattcaggaCTTTTGATTTGCTGTAGTTGAGCTGAGGGGTCAAAGGTCTGAGGCGGCAGAGAAGACTTCCTCCTGGAACCAATCGCGTTTGAGCTGTAGGAGCCTGATTGGTGCAGAGGCACCAGGGGGCGGGCTTTACTCAAAAGTCCTACTAAGGCTGCGGTCAGATTCATTAACTCGTTcccaagcagaggtggcaaatcccggtccagaaagtaaaaaccctgccacagtttggcccctgatgctagctagccaaattgcggcagggtttttgtttttgggaccTGGACCTAAAGATTCAGATTTGTACGTCAGGGACCTCGAAAGTTCAATTCAAGTCCActaaaaaaagtaaagtaattTGTGGGTAGGGAATGAGTGACCGATTGCATTTCATTCATGGTTCATGCTATGGATAGGCTAGCTAAGGAGCAGCCTGCGAGTGGCCTTCTCTGCCGCCTGAGCACAGGTGCATGCTGGGGGGGCGTCCGAGCGGGGCACGAGCCCGACGCCAGCGTTGCCCACCTGATGCGTGGCCCTCTTCCCACGAACGCTCAGCCCCACCTCTCCTCCCTCCGAGCCATCTtcctcgtcgtcctcgtcgtcctcgtcgTCGTAGTCGCCCGTCGGCCCCGCCCCATCCTCGCCGTCCTCGTCTGCGGCGTAAACAAGCGGCTTTGAGTTCCTGGGCGAGCCCGCGTCGACAGCGCGCCCCGTCGCTCACCTTCTTCATCGGCCTCAGAGTCGGGTGCCTCGTTCTCCTCCTGGTCGAAGCCGTCCAGGTAAGTGACCTGAGGCAGGAGCTCGAACACGCTGTCGCGGTAATCCTCCAGCGACGTGATCTCGCAGTTCAGCAGGTCCAGACTCTGAAGGCTCTTCAGGTTTTGCTGCAAAGTTGACAGCGTAGGTGAGGCAAGCCCCACTTTCTTCAGTGTAGTACCACCTTGTGCCACAACATGCTGGGCAGCACTGAGGTTCGACTGTTAGAGTTGCATTTTCGGCTTATTAGTTACTTGAATTTGTACGGCTAACTGGACTTCAATGCTAATTTATGTTAGCCCAACAATGGTGTTTGACATTGTATGTTAGTATTAAgattatctttttatttattttaagtaataTGAGAAGGCAGCAATTTGTTTGGTTagttttacaaataaaacacacagtACAGTATCTTACCATCTGTTGTCTCTTTTTGGACTTGAGTTTAAAATGTTGCAATAATGAATAAACTTGCATAAAATGAGCACAATTGTCCACTCATGTTGAGGTGTatttaatcttgagttaactatggaGACCGTGGAGGGTGGGGGAACTGTTTGGGAATAACGGTAGAGACGACACTAAAATGACAAACAATAATGCAATGTTCCGTGTGTGTACTGACCAGCGCCTCCACATTGCTCAGCTCCTTAATCTTGTTGCTGCTCAGGTTGAGGTAGATCAGGTTGGGACATTTTTCTGACAACGTCTCGAAAGAACCCGACAGGTTGTTTTCACTCAGCTCCAgctgggagagagagagagagagagagaacattcCAGAGAACATTGAAAAGTGCAATCAAAAATTCCGGCCCATTTCATAACACGGGGACGTGATGTGGACGCGAGTCATGTGACGCGGGCGTCACCTTGCGTAGTTTGGGCAGCGAGGGCAGCTTGGCCAGCGAATTCAGGCCGACGTTGATCATTCTGAGGACCTCCAGCTCGACGAACTTATCTGAGAGACCTTCGACTTCGCCACTCACGGAGTGGCTGTTGTCCACCACCATCTCGGCCACCTGAAAAGAAAACGGCGTGCTTCAATGCCTGGTCAAATTTCTTGGCAACATACAGACATGTTTCAGTTCATTTCATGAGCTGCTCCTTCTGCTGTGCGCATCTTGACCACCTGAGGG
The sequence above is drawn from the Vanacampus margaritifer isolate UIUO_Vmar chromosome 17, RoL_Vmar_1.0, whole genome shotgun sequence genome and encodes:
- the LOC144037244 gene encoding acidic leucine-rich nuclear phosphoprotein 32 family member D-like isoform X1 → MDMKKRITLELRNRDPAEVAEMVVDNSHSVSGEVEGLSDKFVELEVLRMINVGLNSLAKLPSLPKLRKLELSENNLSGSFETLSEKCPNLIYLNLSSNKIKELSNVEALQNLKSLQSLDLLNCEITSLEDYRDSVFELLPQVTYLDGFDQEENEAPDSEADEEDEDGEDGAGPTGDYDDEDDEDDEEDGSEGGEVGLSVRGKRATHQEEEDDDDEDDYGEEEEEEDERADAQGQKRKRDVEDDGEDDEDDEDD
- the LOC144037244 gene encoding acidic leucine-rich nuclear phosphoprotein 32 family member D-like isoform X2; translation: MDMKKRITLELRNRDPAEVAEMVVDNSHSVSGEVEGLSDKFVELEVLRMINVGLNSLAKLPSLPKLRKLELSENNLSGSFETLSEKCPNLIYLNLSSNKIKELSNVEALQNLKSLQSLDLLNCEITSLEDYRDSVFELLPQVTYLDGFDQEENEAPDSEADEEDEDGEDGAGPTGDYDDEDDEDDEEDGSEGGEEEEDDDDEDDYGEEEEEEDERADAQGQKRKRDVEDDGEDDEDDEDD